From the genome of Alteromonas stellipolaris:
ACGGCTTCTGAAAATTCAGCCACTTCCTTGTCTTCTCGGCCCATAAGGTGCGGTGCACGTTCAACTTGAGTGACTTCACTGCCCAAGCGCGCAAAGGCTTGTGCTAGTTCGCAGCCAATTGGACCACCACCTAATACAATCATTCGTTTTGGCGTTTCTTCTAGCTCAGCAAAATGGCTCCATAAAGTATCAGATGTAACATAACCGCTCTCTTCAATACCTGGCAATGGTGGTACAAACGGGCTCGCGCCTGTTGCCACAACAATGCTTTTGGTAGTTAGGGTTTGCATGCCGCCGTCGTTTTGCTTAATTTCTACCGTCCAAGGGTCGATAATTTTTGCGTAGCCTTTTACCACATCTACCCCTAAACCCGTATAGCGTTCTACGCTGTCTACTGGTGCAATAGTGGCAATAACGTTATGAACGCGTTGCATCACCGTTTTAAAAGACATGGTAGGTTCAACACCGTGCAAACCGTAATTTTCAGCATTACGCATCTGGTTGGCTACTTTGGCAGTTTTGATGAGGGCTTTACTTGGTACGCAACCATAGTTCAAACAGTCACCGCCCATTTCACCAGCTTCCACTAGCGTTACTTTTGCTTTTACCGCTGCAGCAATATAACTGGTGACTAAGCCACCCGCGCCAGCACCAATAACAATAAGGTTTCTGTCAAATTTAGCGGGTTTTTTATAGCCTTTGTAAACGCGGCGACGTTCAACAAATGCCACAATGGCCTTAGCAATCCACGGGAATATACCGAGTAATACAAACGATAAAATAAGCCCTGGCGATACAATACCCGACAAGCTGTCTATCTGCGCAAGCTGTGTACCAGCATTCACATAAACCACAGTGCCAGCCAACATACCGACTTGGCTTACCCAGTAGAATGTCCATGTTTTAATGGATGTTAAACCCATTAATAGATTAATCAGGAAGAACGGGAAGACGGGCACTAAGCGTAATGTGAACAAGTAGAACGCGCCTTGTTTTTCAACGCCTTCATCAATCTTTTTAAGCTTTTCGCCAAAACGCTTTCTTACCGTGTCGCGCAGAATAAAGCGTGCCACTAAAAAGGCTACGGTAGCCCCTACGCTTGAAGCAAAAGACACAATAATAAAGCCTTGCACCAGCCCAAATAAAGCACCTGCTGCTAAGGTAAGAATGGCCGCGCCAGGCAACGACAAAGCCGTTACTGCCACGTAAATAGCGAAGAAAACACCAATACTCACAAGTGGGTTTTCTTCAATTTGTTGTGTGAAGGTATCTAATGAGCCTTTCAAACCTTCAAGGGTAAGATAGGTATTTAAATCAAAGTAAAAAAAGCCAATGACGGCAGCCACCAATACGGCGACAAGAGCAATTTTCTTGAACATAGTTTATCCCTTAATTGCGCTTAAAACGCGTATTGCATAGTGAATTGAACGTGACGCGGCGTGTTCGGCATCGCTAAGGTAGCGCCAAAGTAGCCCCCCTCAAACACAGGTTGCCAGTTCTCTTCATCGGTAATATTAATTACATCGACACGAAGGCGCATATCATCAGTAATTTGATAATCCGCGTTCACGTCAATATTGATTTGATCTCGTATAAATACGGTTTGTAGAAAGTCGAGTGGAAACGACTTTGTATACAATGCCGAGGCACCAACTTGTAAATCATCGGTAAGTTGCCAGCCCGCATTTAAAGAAACTATCTGTGACGGTATACCTTGCACTAATGAGTCAGATTGAGCAAAAGCCGCAAAAGAAGGCGAACCGACACCATTTCCGTCAATGATATCAGGTCGGCTATCGTCAAAAGCATCGGCGACTTGCGCGGTATCTTGGAAAGATGCTGAATCATCGAAGCGTGCATCTAAGTAACTGTATGCCGCATTTACCCAAATATCTTGCCCTTGGTAGAATACTTGTAGCTCTGCGCCTTTGGTTTTCACGCCACTGTTACTGCCATCACGGTTACGTAAGCTACGAGTCTGATCAAACACCGACACCTCACCATACCAATGACTATCAGGAGAATACTTTAGCCCTACTTCATAAAGGGTATTTTCAGTGGCAAAGTTTAGCGGGTTGATTTCGTTGGCACTGGTAAGTGTGGTGCCACCTGCCATGCTATTGGATGTGGCATCATTTTCTGACCACGCCACATAAGCATTGAGTGATTTCGTTAGCTTATACACCGCACTTAGTTGAACGCTTTCAAGTATATCGTTATAAGTGTCAGAAGCCGCAACGACACCTTCAGGAGCAAGGGGGTCTCGTGCTTCTACATCGTAATAGTCGAGCCTAACGCCGGCTATGGTTGAAAACGATTCTGTCCATTGAGAGCGCTGCTGAACCGCTAAGCCAGTTTGTAGAGTGGTTGAATCGGTGGTATCAGATAAATTGTAATCCCCTGCACCATCGCCATCTACATCGTACTGTCCACCAGGTGAAACAAATACACCGGGCCGAAGCTCAACCAAGCGGGCTTTTTGTGTATCGGTTAACGGAATTACTCGATTGCTTAATGGGCCAGTTAAATCTACTGGGCTGTCAGCTTCAGTGGTAAACTGGCTGTAACCTAAAACATCGTTGTAACGTACTGCTAAACCGAATGTGGTAGTTTGCTTATCGTTCCAAACCACATCTAATTCAGTGCGATTCTCGAATGCATCAGCACCATCAATAATCTCTACAAAACTATTTTGTGCAATTTCTTCACGGGTAAGGTGCTGATAGTACGTCATGTTTCGTAGTACAAGACTGTCTGAAAACTGATGAGTTAAGTTGCTTCGTAGAACGGTAGACTCAGCGCCGTTAACATCATCAGGATGGGTATAAACTTGGCTGCGTGGAATAACCACTTCACCTGTAGGCGAAATAATAGCGCCAGCACCAGGTACGGTACTGCCATTCGCTTGTACACCTTGGCCTGTTATATAAAGATTGTTATCAATTAAGTTTTGCGTGGGGCGGTTAATACCTGCAATATCGGGGTACTCGGCATCATAATACTCTGCACTTATATCCCAAGTTGTAGCATTGCTTGGTGTGTATCTATACGCAATAAACAGGTTTTTGCTTTCTCGCGATGCAAAATCAAAGAAGCTATCGTGATCTAACCATTCAGCGCTTACACGAATACCACTTTTGCCTTCTTCAATGGCAGTACCATAATCAAGCTGCGCTGAATATTGATCCCAACGCCCAGCGCGAAGTGTGATATTACCTTCACTGCCTACTGTTGGCGCAGTTTTGGTTTGCAGGTTTACAAAGCCACCATTTCGCTGTGTGCTGCCAAAGAGCACGGGAGATGGACCTTTCACTACATCTAATTGTTCAACACTGTTGAACGAAACCGGTAAACCAAAACCGTTGTTACCCGACTGACGACGTATACCATCTTGGAATAGCTCCCCCAACTGGCCACGAATACTAGGCAAGCTAGGCGTACCAAAACCACTGGATGCATAGGCGTTCGGCGCGGCTTTAACAATATCATGTAAGGTATTGATGTTTAGCGCATCCATAGCTTCAGCCGATAAAGACGTTACTGCTCGTGGCGTATCGGCAGCGGACATGCCGGCGCCAAATAATCCACTTAGCGTATTGTCACCAGGGTTTAACGGGTTCAGCGCTTGCTGGTTTCCAGTAACCTCAACAACTTCTATGTCATTTGCATCAATGGTATCAAGCTTGTCAGCTTGCTGAGCTTGCAGCCCTTGGCTTACAGATAGAGCCAGTGCACTGATGGCAAGCCCAATATTATTTTTCATTCGTATTTTTACCTTACAAGATTGCTTACTCGACAAGACCGACACCCGGCTAAAAATATTTCATAAGCATTTTTATTTTTTTTCTATGAAAGTTTTTGAAATTTAATATGAAAACGCCCGTTCTTTATCGCTACACAAATAAATAGGAGTTACAATGCAATCTCAACAAACCACTGATATTTCTAATCGCCTCAGTTGGTCTCTACTCGCCCTTCGTGTTTCTGTTTTCATTGTTATGTTCGTATGGACACTAGACAAATTCGTTAACCCTTCACATAGCGCAAAGATATTTGAACATTTTTATTCCATTGGTGGCGTACCAGAGACGGCCGTGTACATTTTAGGTGCATTCCAGTTGGCATTGGTCCTTGCTTTCCTTGCCGGTATTGCAAAGCGTTATTCCTACGGATTGATTTTCTTGCTTCACGGCGGGTCAACCTTGTCATCATTTCCGCAATACTTCGACGCTTTCAACAACATGCTGTTTTTCGCTGCATGGCCAATGTGGGCGGCATGTTTTGCCCTTTATTTACTAAGGGATGCTGATACTCGTTTTGCGTTAGACAAATAAAATATCGCCAATAGCTTACACGCCGCCGGCATTTTAGATAAATATTTACTTATATATAGCAGGTTTAGTTCATTTTGGCAGTAGTATAAAGCTGCTGCCATTCTGTTTCTTCCACTGGCATTATTGATAACCTCCCCCCCTTTTTCACCAACCCTATTTCTGTAATAGTAGGCATTGCCTTGATGACAGATAGCGGCAATACGCTTTCAAACTTTTCTACAAACTTTACATCTACGCGAAACCAACGCGGGTTTTCTGGCGTCGATTTAGGGTCATAGTAGTTGGACTCTGGATTAAACTGAGTTTCATCTGGGTAACCTGCTTTTACCACTTCTGCGACGCCTGCAATACCTACTGTTTTGCAACTTGAATGATAGATAAACACTTGATCACCAATAGCGACCTTATCCCGCAAGAAGTTCCTTGCTTGATAGTTACGTACCCCATCCCAAGGCTCAGTTTGCTCAGGCCGTGTTTTTAAATCATCAATGCCGAATGCATCGGGTTCTGTCTTAAATAACCAGTAAGCCATACATTTTCTCGTTATTATCCTAATTGATATAGCAAAGCAGTATAACAAAGGCGTTGAATTTAACGACAGCGCTATACCTAGGTTGCTGTGTACTGGTATAATACGCTTTCGGTCTGCAATGTTTATATTCGCTTTGGGTAATTTATACTTGCAATTAGCAATATGAACTATGATGTACTGACCTACTTAATTCTTTTTTTTCTCTGCTATATGTGAACCTTATGCAAGCCACCATTAAGGCCGATCGCGGTCTATTTTCCTACCCTAAATATTGGCCGCACTGCCTTGGTACTGCGCCGTTTCTTCCCATGTCTAAAGAGGAAATGGATGCCCTAGGATGGGACAGCTGTGACGTAATCTTAGTGACTGGCGATGCGTATGTTGATCATCCTAGCTTTGGTATGGCGGTAATTGGCCGTGTACTTGAAGCGCATGGTTTTCGTGTAGGTATTATTTCTCAACCTGATTGGACGAGCAAAGATGCATTCATGACGCTGGGTAAACCGAATCTTTATTTCGGTGTTACTGCGGGCAACATGGATTCAATGATCAACCGCTACACAGCAGATAAAAAGCTTCGCCACGACGATGCTTATACACCAGGTAATGTTGGCGGTAAGCGGCCAGACCGTGCGGTTACCGTATACGCACAACGTTGCCGTGAAGCCTTTAAAGGCACCCCAGTGATTGCCGGCGGTATTGAAGCCAGCTTACGCCGTATTGCCCATTACGATTATTGGAGCGAAAAGGTACGTCGTTCAGTATTGTTCGACTCAAAAGCCGATATGTTATTTTTCGGCAACGCCGAGCGCCCATTAGTTGAAGTCACCCACCGTCTAGCGGCCGGTGAAACTATTAGCGAGATGCGCGATATTCGCGGCACCGCCATTATCGTGAAAGAGGCATTACCGGAATGGCAAGGGGTAGATTCAACCTCGTTAGATCGCCCCGGTAAAATTGAGCCCATCTCAAGCCCTTATCAAATGGAGCCTGAGTGCGACTCGCAAGATAAAGATAAAGCAAACAGCGAAGCGCCAGAAGCTGCGCCAATCGTGATACAACCACCCACGCGCCGCAAGCCTTGGGAAAATGTATACGTTAAGCTTCCAGCTTACGAAACGGTAAAAGACAACAAAGTCTTATATGCCCATACGTCACGTATTTTGCATCAAGAAACTAACCCTGGCTGTGCTCGTGCATTAATGCAGC
Proteins encoded in this window:
- a CDS encoding FAD-dependent oxidoreductase → MFKKIALVAVLVAAVIGFFYFDLNTYLTLEGLKGSLDTFTQQIEENPLVSIGVFFAIYVAVTALSLPGAAILTLAAGALFGLVQGFIIVSFASSVGATVAFLVARFILRDTVRKRFGEKLKKIDEGVEKQGAFYLFTLRLVPVFPFFLINLLMGLTSIKTWTFYWVSQVGMLAGTVVYVNAGTQLAQIDSLSGIVSPGLILSFVLLGIFPWIAKAIVAFVERRRVYKGYKKPAKFDRNLIVIGAGAGGLVTSYIAAAVKAKVTLVEAGEMGGDCLNYGCVPSKALIKTAKVANQMRNAENYGLHGVEPTMSFKTVMQRVHNVIATIAPVDSVERYTGLGVDVVKGYAKIIDPWTVEIKQNDGGMQTLTTKSIVVATGASPFVPPLPGIEESGYVTSDTLWSHFAELEETPKRMIVLGGGPIGCELAQAFARLGSEVTQVERAPHLMGREDKEVAEFSEAVLRDSGVNVLTSHDALRFENKDGGKTLVVAKDGKESAIEYDEVIVAVGRKARLNGFGLEELGIQFDRTIETDEYLQTLMPNIFAAGDVVGPYQFTHVAAHHAWYAAVNALFGTFKKFKVDYRVIPWTTFIDPEVARVGLNENDAAEQGIEVEVTRYEFEELDRAIAESAIKGFIKVLTPPGKDKILGVTIVSEHAGDLLAEFVLAMKHDLGLNKLLGTIHAYPTWAEGAKNTAGTWKRANKPEKLLSYVEKFHTWRRG
- a CDS encoding DoxX family membrane protein produces the protein MQSQQTTDISNRLSWSLLALRVSVFIVMFVWTLDKFVNPSHSAKIFEHFYSIGGVPETAVYILGAFQLALVLAFLAGIAKRYSYGLIFLLHGGSTLSSFPQYFDAFNNMLFFAAWPMWAACFALYLLRDADTRFALDK
- a CDS encoding EVE domain-containing protein, which produces MAYWLFKTEPDAFGIDDLKTRPEQTEPWDGVRNYQARNFLRDKVAIGDQVFIYHSSCKTVGIAGVAEVVKAGYPDETQFNPESNYYDPKSTPENPRWFRVDVKFVEKFESVLPLSVIKAMPTITEIGLVKKGGRLSIMPVEETEWQQLYTTAKMN
- a CDS encoding TonB-dependent receptor gives rise to the protein MKNNIGLAISALALSVSQGLQAQQADKLDTIDANDIEVVEVTGNQQALNPLNPGDNTLSGLFGAGMSAADTPRAVTSLSAEAMDALNINTLHDIVKAAPNAYASSGFGTPSLPSIRGQLGELFQDGIRRQSGNNGFGLPVSFNSVEQLDVVKGPSPVLFGSTQRNGGFVNLQTKTAPTVGSEGNITLRAGRWDQYSAQLDYGTAIEEGKSGIRVSAEWLDHDSFFDFASRESKNLFIAYRYTPSNATTWDISAEYYDAEYPDIAGINRPTQNLIDNNLYITGQGVQANGSTVPGAGAIISPTGEVVIPRSQVYTHPDDVNGAESTVLRSNLTHQFSDSLVLRNMTYYQHLTREEIAQNSFVEIIDGADAFENRTELDVVWNDKQTTTFGLAVRYNDVLGYSQFTTEADSPVDLTGPLSNRVIPLTDTQKARLVELRPGVFVSPGGQYDVDGDGAGDYNLSDTTDSTTLQTGLAVQQRSQWTESFSTIAGVRLDYYDVEARDPLAPEGVVAASDTYNDILESVQLSAVYKLTKSLNAYVAWSENDATSNSMAGGTTLTSANEINPLNFATENTLYEVGLKYSPDSHWYGEVSVFDQTRSLRNRDGSNSGVKTKGAELQVFYQGQDIWVNAAYSYLDARFDDSASFQDTAQVADAFDDSRPDIIDGNGVGSPSFAAFAQSDSLVQGIPSQIVSLNAGWQLTDDLQVGASALYTKSFPLDFLQTVFIRDQINIDVNADYQITDDMRLRVDVINITDEENWQPVFEGGYFGATLAMPNTPRHVQFTMQYAF